TCTATTTTGATCAGCCGCAGAGTGTCTATGATTATACTGCCATGATAAACCACATAAAAAGATACTCTACAATATTTTACAATCTGAAGCATTTAAAGCAGCTGGAATAGGGTGAAACCATATATTGCCTTTCCTTACAACTTGTAGAAACAGCTCAGTGACCAGTGTGGCTcactttattataataataaaaattttaattatatagcgctctttctccaataggactcaaattcttaacagatacataacataatatagtacagaagcaatgaacttttcataaaatacagaagcatgtagatactacgggacattatggaaatgcttgagtaaacaggaaagtcttgagtctatatttaaaggattctatagttggggcctctcgcactgtgtgttccatagagtcggagccacatgactaaaagctcgacccccagatgaattatgggagattctaggtactgctaaaagtccttcatctacagatcgcagtaatcgagtggggcagtatgtaaGGTTCTCTTTCAGCGAAGGATACACTTGCCTTTGCTGAAACCTATTTGCAGCTCAGGTGTAGGTTAGTCAGAGGCTCTTACAGCAGCACTACCAACCTGTATAAGCAATTTGCTATTGATATGTGCTgctacccagggctgtttctagccaatttggctcccagtgcgagatttaaaaatgcgcccccataacataaaaaaaaatgtcgtcccccccccacacacacacctagataaaaaataaaaaaacttgcgcgtgcacccggcaaggggtcgtggcctcatctaaatgggtgtgtggcctcatctaaatgggcatgGTCTCGTCTGAAaaggactacctcacaatccagtttttgaccctgctccaacagatcacgaccaccacaggagaaaaaaattctaccatattaagccccacacagtaatgccccctgcgccatattatgccacacaccgcaatgcccttgatacattaaatccccacactacggcaggcaagagtccctatttcacacattacggcaggtgtccccattttacacattgagagagagagagaatacttacagaggcgattaccgctcttcggcccgcctcaccagtcgctcctcgcaccggcctttccctcttcctaacttggatccccctctgtactccgctcggggggggggggggggggggggagtttcgcggagtgacggggttgcgtcgtgacgtaacgacgcaacagcgtcattccgtgaaactccgccccccgagcgggttactcagggagaaataggagggggaagcagggagccacagttagtgccgcggcggttgcactgctcgcctgccccaagaaacggccctgctgctACCTTTATTTAGGAGAGTCCACCTGTAACATTCAGCATCCCTGTATCATATAATACAGCCAATGTAAAATGTGGTCCTTACTTGCAGGTGTGGCTCGGCTAGTCAGACCATGGCGCTCTGATTGCTTCTCAAACATAAGTTCACTTCGCGATTTAACACTGAAATATTCTTCTGCTTTAGCAATGTACCCCACTGAGCTACTGCGCCGCTGCAGCACCCCACTCCACGGCTCAGGATCCGATTGTGCTGGTTGCGACATATGTAGTAGACGTGGCAGTTTGTTCAGAAATAGCTGGGAGATAGACGGAAATAAAGTTATGTTTGAGTCAGGCTAATATCATTAGATTTCTTAGATGATGCCAAAAATGGTCATAATTTGTTATGTACAGATACACCTTCCTGTACTGGGGGTGATGCTcagttggaagcaaagcaaaaacaAGTAACTCTGTATTTGGAACAAACTACAGTATGTTGCCAGGGGTATAAGTTCATACCATCAGCGATATAGAGAGTTGTGCCCCCTCCCCAGCATCCGTCCGGGCATGAGCAGTAGCACAGCTGAGGGTGCAAAGCAGGAAGTAAAGCTGTCGCATTGCTTTCATATTATTTCTCAGTGATCGCCGGGATTGGCTCCGGTGACTCACCAATGGTACATCTGGGGCATttacccccacaggaaaaaaaaaattgtgtccccCAGTGGAAAAAAAACATTGTCCCCCAATGGAAAACAAAATGCACACATTGTCCCCTTGGGGaaaaaataaacgttatggtaagaacttaccgttgataacgtgatttctcttatgtccacaggtatccacaagataacattgggatattgtcgagcgacagcgaaaatggcaccaacacggtcacgagctttctggcctcccaggatgcattggggcctccactatatagtcccgcccactgactcagtcagatcagttctttccacagcgattataggcaggaacattaggtagagacctgtacaggcgataagaacacacatgcacacccttccatacaagaaggaagaggtttttagtgtttgtctagatcctcaaatcagatgcgtccgggtgggatccctgtggacataagagaaatcacgttatcaacggtaagttcttaccataacgtttatttctctggctgggtccacaggattatccacaggataacattgggattcccaaagccattttagtggtggggacgctcctgattgcacaggaggacctttcgcccgaagtctgcgtcatgagaggcaaaagtatccaaggcataatgtctgatgaatgtgtttatggaagaccatgtggctgccttacatatcggttctgctgatgcaccctgatgtgctgcccaagaaggacctaccttacgtgtagagtgtgcagagacattagccggaatagggagatctgcatgagaataagcttcagatattaccactcgtagccatctcgccagcgtctgtttactagcaggccaacctctcctatggaatccgtagaggatgaagagggaatctgttttcctgatggcactagtacgatctatatagatttttaaagaccggaccacgtccagtgacgcttctcccgcagatagtcccgatacctgaaaagctgggactacaatctcttcattcaggtgaaactttgacaccaccttgggaagataactagatctcgttctgagaactgctctgtctggaaaaaaacttaggaaaggagacttacatgataatgctcctaaatctgacactcttctggctgacgccattgccagtaaaaaaagaactttaatcgttaaccacttaagatccgctctctcaagtggttcaaacaaaggaccctggagaaatttaagaactaaattcaaatcccagggagctgcaggaggaacaaatggaggttgaatatgtactactccttggaaaaacgtacgtacatcctgtaggtcagcaatcttctgctgaaaccatacagtcaacgctgagacttgcaccctcaaggaagcaaccttcaaccccttatccaatcctgcctgcagaaaatccaaaattctagctactttaaaggctcttggattgtaattttttccagaacaccaatgaatataggcttgccatattctatgatatacacgggccgaagaaggctttcttgctctaagcatggtttggattacttgctttgaaaatcctttagcctctaagatagaggtttcaacagccacgctgtcaaagacaggcgatccagatgactgtgacaacaaggaccctgcattaacagatctggacgttgagggagcagtatcggtgcttgcaCGGACATtccccacagatctgtgtaccaatgccttcttggccaagctggagctattagaatgattgctccttttgcctgttttatctttctcactactctgggtaacagagatattggagggaacagatatgccagctgaaacctccattctactgacagtgcgtctaccaggactgctcctgggtcccttgttcttgatccgtacctcggaactttgttgtttagacgagacgccataaggtctatctccggtagaccccatctgttcaccagtgtctgaaacacttctgggtgtagtgcccattcggtttcctgaatggtgtgccgactgagaaaatccgcttcccaatttagtacacccgggacaaatactgctgacaatgctgggagatggagttctgcccactttagaatgggagttacttcctccatcagactcttgctgtgagtccctccttgatgatttaggtaatgaaaacttgaggctgctttcacagcagccctgtgaccatgcagcttcctgccgcaccaagcaaaaaactgatctgactgagtcagtgggcgggactatatagtggaggccccaatgcatcctgggaggccagaaagctcgtgaccgtgttggtgccattttcgctgtcgctcgacaatatcccaatgttatcctgtggataatcctgtggacccagccagagaaataaacattGTCCCACAGTGGAAAACAAAATGCACACATTGTCCCCAGTGGAGAAACAAAACAATACATTGTCTCACAGtggaaaaaaaaaatgccccaTAGTGTGAAAAAACCACATTGTCCCACAATGAAAAAAACAACCCACACATTCTTCCCCAgtgacaagaaaaaaataaaaataaaataaattgtttcCCAATGAAAACCACACATGGGCTCCTACAGAaaaaaaaatgcccccctcctcccgCAGAAGACTTACCTCACATGTCACTTCACTGAAGAAGATGAGAGGAGCtcccagcatacttgcctacctgaccctctccatgagggagaaaatgctctgttcctggactttcctggtcatgtatgattgccatcacctgtggtgagctaggtaattgataagaaaggtgtttcaccacaggtgatggcaatcatacactaccaggaaagtccaggaacagagcattttctccctcatggagagggtcaggtaggcaagtgtggcTCCCAGTCCCTTGCTTCATGCAGCCTCGGGCCACACCTGCAGTCAAGCAGTTGCTGCATCAGAGCAGGCTCACTCTGCTTGAAAGCTCTGAGCAGGCAGGACATCGGGCAGCAGTATGATCTATGATATCATGCAGGCTGCAATGCATCTCAGGACCAAGGAGAAGTTAGAACTAGCTGTACTGCTGACACTGCAGTTGCCACCAGCACTGCCAGTCTTGTACAGTAAAGGGTTCTGGCAGCTGCCATACTGTCCCTTCAGCTGACCCTGCTTTTCAGTGCCCCACTGTCAACAGAGACAAATGCTTTCATTGCCTCCGGGAGTTAGGCCActgcatgttgcaatgcaagggatgcacagcatacttgcctacctgaccctctccatgtgggagaaaatgctctgttcctggactatcctggtaatgtatgattgccatcacctgtggtgaaacaactttcttatcaattaactagctcaccacaggtgatggcaatcatacattaccaggatagtccaggaacagagcattttctccctcatgaagagggtcaggtaggcaagcatgatgCACATACATATACTTTAAAGTTTTTGTATGcagtgtaaatattggctgctgtTCCATGTAGCATATAGCGCACAAATGCTgaaatgcaatttagatttgagctaggacatgcccctctcACATCTAGCTCTCCCTCCACATTttcaatctgccccacctgcagtgtagcatggttttgccaagacgTAAGGTTACTTGCTCATTTTtgctgctcccaactcagaatcagccccacggTACGTTGGTCGGTCAGAATCCTGGGTCTTACCTTTTTCAGGCGGTCTGACATGATGTGTGTGCTGGGAGTCCTGAAGTGTATATTTAACACGACAACACAGCTCACCACCACTATTGTCACCAGCACCATGATAAACATCAGGTATCTGAAGAACAGAAAGCAGAGAAGCAGATCCATCATACCAGCTGACACTATTTTGACATCTATGTGTTTGTAATTACCTGATTGATTATTATTTTCTATCAATGTTTAATGGAACAAATCTGCATGTAGGCTGCAATTttagacaactttatttttacactgcaatttagatttcagtttaaacacaccttgacaaatctaactctctctgcacatgttatatccgccccacctgcagtgcaacagggtttttcccagttgcttgcttttttgctttacttacaaacaggaaTTAAGTCCAATGAAATACTACTAAGTACTATAACCCACATGAGAGTGACTTACTTGCTGATGAGCGGGATCGCCAAGGAGGTCTCTGGTAGGCGTTGTGagatcagaagcaagaagacggccTGAGCCAGCAGGACTGAAATAGCCAATGTCATCTTCTCCCCACCTGCAGAGAATATGAtgttataccagggacgtgcggtgagctaaatggctgaggaggcactggctagcaccagagccagatttacacacaatatatgagccaaagcgtacatctgggcattatacacaggtgcagcagtataaactcctggaaatttggtgcgctttgatcagagatgtgcggaaatgcCATAAATtttttactccagagctttggctataaaaatgattagtataatgcaaaaaagatatttcaaacatattctttgtatttttcatatactttatatagtcaaaactctggcacaaacgttagtatgacaggaaaggctctgcctcacaccACTACACTTCACTTATACACAGACAACTCTTGAGCTGTTTTATGCCAATAAATTGCAACTTAAATCAACAAGCAAAGAGAGAatgacttataaaatacattagggCAGCATGTACTGAGCCTGATAAGAATATCTGCTTTGTAAAGAAGTGAGACGACCTTTGTCACAGTTTTAGCCTATGTGGATTTATATAAATGTCTACGTTTACCACCTGAACAGGTTTATGAGGCTTTGGTGCAACAAtactttatttttatgtttatttactttcatttttattGGTTATGTAAGCAACTATAAAATAATTCATTAGGCACAGTCTATTAAATTATCAAAGAAAAAGTAATTCAATATTTTAGGCAGCGTAATGGATCTgcctggagtttgtatgttctccccatgtttgcatgGATTTCCTCCTGATGCGCCATTGTCCTACAACAGTATAAAAAGAAAACATACCTGTAGTGGTGATTGGCTAAGATTGACCAATGTGGAATGGATGTTGGGGAGATACTTTCTTATAGAAGCTATATATAGGAGTTCAGGTCAGTTTGTCCATGCCTGCTATTGGGGCTGATTTGAGTTTAATGTGTAGGGGTATAAATTCTCCATCTGTAGAACTTtcctcataccttgaaaaagatactgtGGTATCGAAATGCGTTGGAGGGGAAAGGGTTACAGAAGGTGGAACACTTACCATAGGATCGGATGGACGTTATCCAGGGACGCCTCTGATTTTCCACGATTTATGCTTATGTTGTCTACTTATTCAGTGGACATTACCACCTGGTAGGAGTCTCACCAGAGGCGGATTGGACATAGGGTTtatagggaagattcccggtgggccgatgcacccgtggggcctgttttgtttgaggacatgtggtcctttttatagacataatgaataagatgctaaataatttgcatatatgaaaattacttttccacttagcctgtgattgcagatgatctactgtatgctctgtctgcctgcttggctgacatataagattgagtgaatagtgattgggtgtaataagcaagaaaatatatctttctaaagaattatatagtttcctaaattctgacggtgtatcatataatgtgctcataatatttaattttatttccttttaacttcccccttgatgctggacatgcccactatctggaaagtcttggggggagggtgctgctgccatggcccatggctagaccttacaactctggtgctgcccatgtggggccactagtacaaatttttccagggccgctttttgttcccaatccgcccctgagtctCACCATCTGTATTTTAACGACTTGTTATGTGCTTTTTTGTCTACTTATAACAGTAGACAATACCATTCGATACGCATGTTAtgtatatgttttaataaattgtctgtACGGTTTTACACTATGTCAAGTCTTTTTTAATCCACATATCAATGGTGTAATGAAGGTCAAAGGTGTGGAGTAACAGTGGATCATTGACGTAGTACGGttaaaggtggtcattctgagttgttcgctcgctagcagtttttagccgccatgcaaacgctataccgcctcccactgggagtgtattttagcttagctgaagtgcgaacgaaaggatcgcacagcggcggcaacatttttttgtgcagttttagagtagctcaatacctactcagcacttacgatgacttcagactgttcagttccttttTTGACGTCACAATCCCGCCCTgcgcagccacgcctgcgtttttccgatcactccctgaaaacggtcagttgacacccagaaacgcccccttcctgtcaatcactctgcggtctacagtgcgactgaaaagctttgctagaccctgtgtgaaactacatcgggcgTTGTAATAGTaagtcacgcgtgcacattgcgccacatatgcaagcgcagaagtgccgtttttttgcctcatcgcagcttgcaatcaactcagaatgaccaccaaaatccGCTCTCTGAGCCAAGTCCGTCTGCCAAAACCTTGGCAGACCACAATTTCCGGTACGAGTCAGTGACCCCTGTATGCAACTCTAAATTAAGTTTTAATAGTATTACACTGTGTTGTATATTTCTTATTTTGAGGTGCCGAAGAAGGAAAAGTACACCTAAGAGAACCAGTGAAAATCTTCTAAATTGAAGGATTGTATAGTGAGTATTGTGTGCGCGTTCGTGTGGTGGTCCTTTGCTATCGCTGTCTTGTTTTGGAGTGTGGGTGATACTCTTTTCCATTAAACACGTCAGCAGCCTGTGCACAGCTGTGATACTATACCCCCTTTTTTGTGTATTTAATTATCTTAGTTACTCTAATCATTATATAGTTGGTTATAGTTGTTTAAACCAACATGATTGTAATACATCATCCAAAGTGTTATATTTCATTCTGGCACAGACACCTCCTTTCCCCTTAGATCTCCCTGTACTGGGCATCCCATGCCATGACTAGCTCCTCTCTGAAAGTGATGCGGCACTCACTGTCAGCTGGCAGATAGAAGACCAGGTTAGCCATCAGAGCAATGAGCACACAAGGTGCTAGGATGTTTATAATGTAGAAGAGGGGTTTTCTTTTAATAATGAGGTAGAACGTGATGTCTTGGTACTGGCTGCTCTCAGGAGACACACTCTTGTCAATGTTCTTTTTGGCTGGAATGTGGACAATCTCCCATTCTCCATTATCTGTAATACAGAGAAAGAGAATCACACTATCATGTTCCTGTAGCAGATAACAAGTTGATGGATTTTCTATAAATGATAAAATAATGACAAGTCTTTGTCTGTTCTAGAATAGGGTAAGATACAGCTCAGAGGACACGGTACCTGTAAAAGCTGCTCGATCAATGACAATCCATTCTACTGAGTAAAATCTCTTTGTTTTCTCATCCTTCTCCTCCTTCAGACGCAGGTTGATTTCTTTAGCATTGTAAGTCAATGAGCTACAACCACACACAGAAGGGTTTTTATAAATGTGCATGTTATAAATACCTGTAAACAAGCAATATTGAgacaaaaaaaaccccataaacccAGGTACACAAATTGTAAAATTTTTAGATCTGAAGTATAAATGTAACATGCAGTAACATAACATATAGTATATATGGTCTTAGCCTTAATGCTGCTAGAAAAGTGTCATTATAGACGTCTTACTACAGGATCTGATACTGGTCAAAACTGCTTTGATATCACAGGCCCTCCCATGTGAATAACTCCTCCCAGATGCAGTCTGTATGTACAGAGTAATTCTGTCCCCTTCTCGGCCTGTTAGCCGGTCACACAAGCCGAGTGAAACCACCCTTATAAACAATGGCAGCTTCTCAGATGGGATCCGCTGAGgatcccagcggttgggatccGGTGAGATCCCAGTAGTCGAAATACAGCTGAACTGCAGCCTGTTTTTATGTATAAAGAACAAGTACACAGTTGTGTGACCCTCTCCACCATCACACTATATTATCAGTCAGTGTTTATGGCCCTAGATTACCTCCTAAGTCCCCCCTGTATCCACAAACATCTCCCTGTAAAAAGCTAATACAGTATCACTTGGCCATTTTTGAATAattcacatacttgcctactctcctggaaggtgCGTGAGAGTCACGATTTTTAAGGTAGTCCCCCACACCTGTGGAAGAATCTCCTGCATccagcccacttcctagtgaagcaggcatGATAGGGGGATAATACAGGGAATTGCAGCGCCatatggagggggtggggctaaattatGCAAAATGTCATCATAGTAACCTTGTCCCTTCCTCAAGGTCCAGTGAATCAGCCCCACCCCCTGAAGTAGCAACGTCTGCTCTCAGGGCTTCTCCCGTTTCTCTTTCACAGAAGAGTTCCCAGAGCTTCACGTCATATCAGCACCGCAACAAGGCGGCA
The Pseudophryne corroboree isolate aPseCor3 chromosome 4, aPseCor3.hap2, whole genome shotgun sequence DNA segment above includes these coding regions:
- the CHRND gene encoding acetylcholine receptor subunit delta isoform X2, translating into MSGLSSNDGNFEVAYYCNVLISPSGYIYWLPPAIFQTPCSINVNYFPFDWQNCSIKFSSLTYNAKEINLRLKEEKDEKTKRFYSVEWIVIDRAAFTDNGEWEIVHIPAKKNIDKSVSPESSQYQDITFYLIIKRKPLFYIINILAPCVLIALMANLVFYLPADSGEKMTLAISVLLAQAVFLLLISQRLPETSLAIPLISKYLMFIMVLVTIVVVSCVVVLNIHFRTPSTHIMSDRLKKLFLNKLPRLLHMSQPAQSDPEPWSGVLQRRSSSVGYIAKAEEYFSVKSRSELMFEKQSERHGLTSRATPARVNPLNADGTQDQLYGEMKPAIDGANFIVKHMTEKNNYNEEKDNWYRVARTVDRLCLFIVTPVMLIGTLWIFLGGAYNVPPLFPFAGDPYDYKEGHKRLL